The stretch of DNA TCCTCAATTTTAAGATTCCTGCCAAAGGTGATTTGGAAAAAGATCCGAAAGGTCGAAAAAAAAAGCAACTCAACGAGTTCCGCCCTTTTCATCTCCAATTAGGTGTTTCTTATGGCAGATTGGTTAATTCAACGGTTTCTACCGGAAATGCCCCTCGTTCTCCTTTCTTGCCCCAACTAGAAGTTTCTTTCCAGGAAATGAGGGAGCACTTCAACAGAAATGACCTTAGTGTTGTCCCCGGAGTTTCCTATTTTTTCAGCCGCAATATAGGCGTCACTTTTCACGCCTACTTCCCCACGCGATCCTTGTATGATAAGGAACAGTTTCCAGATCGAATATCAAGATCCATGCGATCCTTTTTCTATTCTTTGCAATTGGCCTATTTATTATAAATTCAGCACTGGCATCAGACTTTATGTATGCTAACATTTTGCTTTGCTGCTAAGTCAAAGAAGGATTCATTTTGGCCAAAAGCCTTAGAAACAGGACTGAACGCCCGAACTTATTCTTGCCAACAATTGTTTTTATTCAGAATCGTTATATACTGAGATAAAGTACCTGTCAGAGAACCATCAAGTGTTGGTCTCTTTACCAATGCATCAATTTTGTTGAAAACGTGAAAAAAATTAGCTTAAATCCTATTGCAAGTTAAATGTGTGTTAAAGTCAATAACAAGCGCCTTCAGATTAGGTAAATTTGTAAGCTTATAGGGTTATTCTTTTGATTGAAGATTATACATTTCAAGTTTTCAATCAAAAATCAACTCTTTTTCTAAAACCAGGATAACTAGTTTTGCATGAATAAGAAGGCAATTTGGATGATTGTGGGCATCATGGCGGCAGCTGTCATCGGAGTGGTATGGCTACAAATAGATTTGATTGGAACCGCAATTAAGGTCAACCAAGAAAAATTTGACAATAAGGTTCGCTCTGCTATTAATGCCGTAGTAGACCGATTGATTCAAGAGGAAGAGATTAACGCCTTTGACTATACCATGAACGGTTTCGTAAATAGTTTCTGGGACCGTACAGATATCAATCCATCATCAATGGATAAAATCGTAACGGAAATGTTGGATTTATCTATTTCGATGAGGTCTGGTAATATTGACAAATCCACCAGCCTGCAGCTTTTAAAGAGTCAGGTCCACAATGACCTTGGCAGCAATAGATTATGTCCAAATTGTCTGCGGCCCAAGAATGAAAAATTGGCCAAAATGATGTCTATGAACGCTCATAACCCATTGGATGAGCGGATAAAGCTGGATCGTTTAAAAGTGATTATTCGCAGAGAACTAGAAGACAAAGGTTTAGAAACAAAATACAACTATGGCATATACTCCAATCAAAATAAATCCTTTGTGATTGTGAATGACCATTTTGTCGTACCGGAAGAAAACCAGCCTAGTTTTGACCAACTCCGAAAATCTAATTTCAAAGTTCACCTTTTTAGAAATGAGATGCCATCTCCCGGCTTGCTTTATATAGAATTCCCTAATCAGAATAGTCTGGTTTGGGGTGATCTTTTGCCTAACCTCATTGGCACCCTTCTTTTTAGTGCCCTGATTCTGTTCTGTTTTGGTTATTCCGTCAATGTGATCTTCCACCAAAAGAAACTCTCGGAAATGAAGACGGACTTCATCAATAACATGACGCATGAGTTCAAAACCCCAATTGCCACCATTTCCCTGGCAGCCGATTCGATCACCAGTCCGATGATTTCTTCCAACCAGGAAAAAGTTCAACGCTTCGCCAACATAATAA from Saprospiraceae bacterium encodes:
- a CDS encoding HAMP domain-containing sensor histidine kinase, which translates into the protein MNKKAIWMIVGIMAAAVIGVVWLQIDLIGTAIKVNQEKFDNKVRSAINAVVDRLIQEEEINAFDYTMNGFVNSFWDRTDINPSSMDKIVTEMLDLSISMRSGNIDKSTSLQLLKSQVHNDLGSNRLCPNCLRPKNEKLAKMMSMNAHNPLDERIKLDRLKVIIRRELEDKGLETKYNYGIYSNQNKSFVIVNDHFVVPEENQPSFDQLRKSNFKVHLFRNEMPSPGLLYIEFPNQNSLVWGDLLPNLIGTLLFSALILFCFGYSVNVIFHQKKLSEMKTDFINNMTHEFKTPIATISLAADSITSPMISSNQEKVQRFANIIKQENKRMNNQVEKVLQMAQIDRKEVSIKVSQVNLHEIIARAVENIELQVEKRDGRASATMGAMHPIIEGDMTHISNVINNLLDNANKYSPEKPDISVATQDVANGVQVIVTDKGMGMSKESRKHIFDKFYRVHTGNLHDVKGFGLGLSYVKAIMDAHKGQIDVKSELGKGSSFILTFPHQPQGLNH